One window of Bacillus alkalicellulosilyticus genomic DNA carries:
- the pucD gene encoding xanthine dehydrogenase subunit D produces the protein MLLNRKTSAEKWKPRPDGEDKVKGKLRYLTDLKFPNMLYGRVLRSAYPHATLTKIDISKAMELPGVVTVLTHADVPGLNGFGISNPDQPVFCEEKVQYEGDAIAAVAAVSDEIAEKALALIEVQYEELPVINSPEEALKPSAPPLHVNGNILHQTHYVRGNMNFQDCLFVVEETYYTPRQMHTYLETEGGVFVPETNGNLTVYAATQHGYKDRMQLSRILAIPEEAIRVISSPIGGSFGGKDELNVQPYGALLALQCGNPVKMHNSRWESVRAGLKRHPMKVTMKTGVNSEGKLVAHKVDILSDTGAYSTLGAPVLNFATEHSMGPYIIENVEVNGKAVFTNNGVSGEFRGFGGNQVIFALEGQLDRLAEKLNIDPWELRRRNLREEDDLGPLGQHIVHTNGAFQVWDGIQRSPLWEKRESVKTSGFPWISRGIGAAIAMHGSGLGYGIPDPAGGIIRINGEGKIEVAFGYEEFGQGIIGTLEIIIQDIFGCDRTDIHIIIGDTARVPHSGSSTASRSTSMIWQALQRLKTPFLDELTTRASQLTHIPKDQLKTGVGGMWSKETGQLVISYQDLIDEGKEGIECSTEFHFPVTPDPVIGGHYLYTCTAVVVEVEVNGLTGTVTVNEIDHAVAAGPVVNPMGYLGQIEGGSIMALGFTLTEDAVMEKGRYLTKNLDTYLIPTLLDVPEEQRVEAIEELPPDDQFGPRGVGEVGSVALAPAIVAAIKQATGKWITKLPISKEELLVPLAGMDGKEGVLVDERKKSTSH, from the coding sequence ATGCTTTTGAATCGGAAGACAAGCGCTGAAAAGTGGAAACCCAGACCGGATGGTGAAGATAAGGTAAAAGGGAAGCTGAGGTATTTAACAGATTTAAAGTTTCCTAACATGCTTTATGGTAGAGTGCTAAGAAGCGCTTATCCCCATGCCACCCTTACTAAGATTGATATCTCAAAAGCGATGGAACTCCCGGGAGTGGTAACGGTTCTCACCCATGCTGATGTCCCAGGATTGAATGGGTTTGGAATTAGTAATCCAGACCAACCTGTGTTTTGTGAAGAGAAGGTTCAATATGAGGGAGATGCCATTGCAGCAGTAGCGGCAGTAAGTGACGAAATTGCAGAAAAAGCATTAGCTCTTATAGAAGTCCAATATGAAGAGCTTCCTGTCATTAATTCACCAGAAGAAGCTTTAAAGCCGAGTGCACCACCCCTTCATGTAAATGGAAATATTCTTCACCAAACTCATTATGTGAGAGGCAATATGAACTTTCAAGATTGTCTTTTTGTAGTCGAAGAAACGTATTACACTCCTCGTCAAATGCATACGTATTTGGAAACAGAAGGTGGCGTTTTTGTTCCCGAGACAAACGGAAACTTGACTGTGTATGCTGCGACTCAGCATGGCTATAAAGACCGAATGCAACTTTCACGTATATTAGCCATTCCAGAAGAAGCTATTCGAGTGATTTCTAGTCCAATAGGAGGTTCTTTTGGCGGGAAGGATGAGTTAAATGTTCAACCGTATGGAGCGTTGCTTGCCCTGCAGTGTGGGAACCCCGTTAAAATGCATAACTCTAGGTGGGAATCGGTAAGAGCGGGACTAAAACGACATCCAATGAAAGTAACGATGAAGACTGGTGTAAATTCAGAAGGTAAGCTAGTAGCCCACAAAGTTGATATTTTATCTGATACCGGTGCATATTCCACGTTAGGTGCACCTGTTTTAAACTTTGCAACAGAGCATTCCATGGGCCCTTATATCATAGAAAATGTTGAGGTAAACGGAAAAGCGGTGTTCACAAATAATGGGGTCTCAGGTGAGTTTCGAGGATTCGGTGGAAACCAAGTGATATTTGCCTTAGAAGGGCAGCTCGATCGATTAGCTGAGAAATTAAATATCGATCCGTGGGAGTTACGAAGAAGAAATTTACGAGAAGAAGATGATTTAGGCCCTTTGGGGCAACATATTGTTCATACAAACGGAGCTTTTCAAGTATGGGATGGAATTCAGCGCTCCCCGTTATGGGAGAAACGAGAATCTGTAAAGACAAGTGGTTTTCCGTGGATAAGTCGTGGGATTGGAGCGGCAATCGCGATGCATGGCTCAGGACTAGGATATGGTATACCAGATCCAGCCGGCGGAATAATTCGCATAAATGGTGAAGGAAAGATAGAAGTTGCATTTGGTTATGAAGAGTTTGGGCAAGGAATCATTGGCACATTAGAAATAATCATTCAAGACATCTTTGGGTGTGACCGAACGGATATACACATCATTATAGGCGATACGGCACGAGTTCCTCATAGTGGTTCTTCGACAGCATCTCGTTCAACCAGTATGATTTGGCAGGCGTTGCAACGTCTCAAAACTCCCTTTTTGGATGAATTAACAACAAGAGCCAGTCAACTCACACACATTCCAAAAGACCAGCTCAAAACGGGTGTTGGGGGAATGTGGAGTAAGGAAACAGGTCAGTTGGTTATTTCTTATCAAGACCTAATTGATGAAGGAAAAGAAGGAATTGAGTGTTCTACTGAATTTCATTTTCCGGTTACACCCGACCCGGTAATCGGAGGACATTATCTTTATACTTGTACAGCGGTTGTGGTCGAAGTTGAAGTGAATGGTCTAACTGGCACCGTCACCGTAAACGAGATTGACCATGCAGTAGCGGCTGGTCCCGTCGTTAACCCGATGGGATATCTAGGACAAATTGAAGGTGGGAGCATTATGGCTCTTGGTTTTACGCTCACAGAAGATGCCGTCATGGAAAAAGGTAGATATCTGACAAAAAATCTTGATACGTATCTTATTCCTACCCTTCTTGATGTACCAGAGGAGCAGCGTGTGGAAGCTATCGAGGAACTACCTCCTGATGATCAGTTTGGTCCTCGAGGGGTAGGTGAAGTGGGGTCGGTCGCTCTTGCTCCAGCCATTGTAGCAGCCATTAAACAAGCGACAGGAAAATGGATAACAAAACTTCCGATATCAAAAGAAGAATTACTAGTACCACTAGCCGGAATGGATGGAAAGGAGGGAGTGCTAGTTGATGAACGAAAAAAATCTACTAGCCATTGA
- a CDS encoding (2Fe-2S)-binding protein has protein sequence MNEKNLLAIEANSNFQIGFQLNGNDVHLRVSPEKRLVDILREDLNLTGTKISCEIGRCGACMVLIDGKPHNSCLTMAYQCDQRKIETIESIGEHKLELIQQTFIEEGGFQCGYCTPGMIMTLKGILNENPKASYEELKEGLSGNLCRCTGYGGILRVLKRVSDIEKNTDKTII, from the coding sequence ATGAACGAAAAAAATCTACTAGCCATTGAAGCTAATTCAAATTTTCAAATCGGTTTTCAGCTGAACGGTAATGATGTTCATCTGAGAGTCTCTCCTGAAAAACGGTTAGTTGATATCCTTCGAGAGGACTTGAATCTGACAGGAACAAAAATTTCTTGTGAGATTGGTAGATGCGGCGCTTGCATGGTGTTGATAGATGGTAAGCCACACAATTCGTGTTTAACGATGGCCTACCAGTGTGACCAAAGAAAGATTGAAACAATTGAAAGTATAGGCGAGCACAAGTTGGAACTAATTCAACAAACATTTATCGAAGAAGGAGGATTTCAATGCGGATATTGTACGCCCGGAATGATTATGACCTTAAAAGGGATACTCAATGAAAATCCTAAAGCTTCATATGAAGAATTAAAGGAAGGGTTGTCTGGAAACTTATGTCGTTGTACTGGCTATGGAGGAATTCTAAGAGTGTTAAAACGTGTAAGTGACATAGAGAAGAATACAGATAAAACTATCATATAA
- the ggt gene encoding gamma-glutamyltransferase codes for MSYQNKAYRPTTMAPNGIITTPHYLASQAGMQVLQNGGNAIEAAVAAASTLSVVYPHMNSIGGDNFWLIYNAKKKEIKGINSSGRSGELATIDFYHKQGLTSIPPRGVLSANTVPGALAGWEKAYDYAIEHIHRRFSWSDLLQPAIQYAKEGFPVTSSQEFWTKVNLEKQDENFRYLQRFSEYQKVYLKETGMPFRVGELMKQPDLTVTLEDIAEGGSDVFYRGHIGKQMVSDLEEQGGVLTTNDFATHCSDWVEPISVSYRGYQAYNLPPNSQGFASLSILNILNQFDLDFIEAESFEYFHLIIEATKQAFLDRDQWLTDPDFFEIPVEKLISPQRAEELTRNIDFTQSFGMEQQLDPKGDTVWLGVVDKEGNAVSLIQSIYHDFGSGIIPKGTGVLLQNRGSFFSLDDKHINCLQPKKRTFHTLNPALLCKGDAPYLVYGTMGGEGQPQTQAALVTRIIDYGYEVQEAIEAPRWLYGRTWGASSNGVKVESRIKEETIQGLKKAGHSVELVEEFSDIMGHAGAILIDEERKVKLAGADPRGDGLAIGY; via the coding sequence ATGTCCTATCAAAATAAAGCCTATCGACCGACTACTATGGCGCCAAACGGAATCATAACGACCCCACATTACCTTGCATCACAGGCAGGCATGCAGGTGTTACAAAATGGAGGAAATGCTATAGAGGCAGCGGTTGCGGCAGCATCAACGCTTTCAGTAGTGTATCCTCATATGAATAGTATAGGGGGAGATAATTTTTGGCTTATTTATAATGCTAAAAAAAAAGAGATAAAGGGTATAAATAGCAGCGGTCGTTCTGGTGAACTTGCGACCATTGACTTTTATCATAAACAAGGTTTAACATCTATCCCTCCAAGAGGAGTATTATCAGCGAATACCGTACCAGGAGCCTTGGCAGGGTGGGAAAAAGCGTATGACTATGCAATAGAACATATACATCGTCGTTTTTCTTGGAGTGACCTTCTTCAACCAGCCATTCAATATGCGAAAGAAGGATTTCCTGTTACTTCAAGTCAAGAGTTCTGGACAAAGGTTAATCTAGAAAAACAGGATGAGAACTTTAGGTATTTACAACGATTTTCGGAATATCAAAAAGTGTATTTGAAAGAAACTGGAATGCCATTCCGTGTGGGTGAACTAATGAAACAACCAGATTTAACAGTAACGCTAGAAGACATTGCAGAAGGAGGAAGTGATGTTTTCTATCGTGGTCATATTGGAAAACAGATGGTGTCGGACTTAGAGGAACAAGGGGGAGTGTTAACAACAAATGATTTTGCTACGCATTGTTCGGATTGGGTTGAGCCTATTTCCGTTAGCTATCGTGGCTACCAAGCTTACAATCTACCTCCAAACTCCCAAGGTTTTGCCTCTTTATCGATTTTAAATATACTAAATCAGTTTGATTTAGACTTTATTGAGGCTGAGTCATTCGAGTATTTTCATTTGATAATTGAAGCGACAAAACAAGCGTTTTTAGACCGAGATCAATGGCTCACAGATCCAGATTTTTTTGAGATACCTGTAGAGAAGTTGATATCTCCTCAGCGAGCAGAAGAATTAACAAGAAACATTGATTTTACCCAATCCTTTGGAATGGAACAACAATTAGATCCAAAGGGTGATACGGTGTGGCTTGGGGTTGTTGATAAGGAAGGGAATGCGGTTTCCCTGATTCAAAGCATCTATCATGATTTTGGATCTGGAATTATCCCAAAAGGAACGGGAGTGCTACTTCAAAATAGAGGAAGCTTTTTTTCACTTGATGACAAGCATATTAATTGTTTACAACCGAAAAAGCGAACTTTTCATACGTTAAACCCTGCTTTGCTTTGTAAAGGAGATGCTCCTTACTTAGTATATGGAACGATGGGAGGAGAGGGGCAGCCACAAACGCAAGCAGCCCTTGTTACTAGGATTATAGACTATGGATATGAGGTGCAGGAAGCGATTGAAGCTCCGCGCTGGCTTTATGGTAGAACGTGGGGAGCCAGTTCCAATGGTGTAAAAGTAGAATCTAGAATAAAAGAAGAAACGATACAAGGCCTGAAAAAAGCGGGACATTCAGTCGAACTTGTAGAAGAGTTTAGTGACATTATGGGTCATGCTGGAGCGATTTTAATAGATGAAGAACGTAAGGTGAAATTAGCTGGAGCGGACCCGAGGGGTGATGGGTTAGCCATTGGATATTAG
- a CDS encoding nucleotidyltransferase family protein, protein MEKSVSAIILAAGCSTRMGRPKQLLKLNENFMLEHVINQVLLHPFTHVYIIVGYQGEKIKQAIRIEDKRVRWVDNNRYYQGQSTSIQTAFEHIDKTLEGTMIFLGDQPYIQIETTALVLTEGFLKLSVKRNMPFMIRPSYRGIPGHPVFLGHYQSINFSVLHGDEGGRALFHTCTDKRIIPVQDANVIFDIDTQEDYQQALAML, encoded by the coding sequence ATGGAGAAATCGGTTAGTGCGATTATTTTAGCAGCAGGGTGCTCCACAAGAATGGGGAGACCAAAGCAATTGTTGAAATTAAATGAGAATTTTATGCTTGAACATGTAATTAATCAAGTTCTTTTACATCCTTTTACCCATGTTTACATTATTGTAGGTTATCAAGGTGAAAAAATAAAGCAAGCGATTCGTATTGAAGATAAGAGAGTAAGATGGGTCGATAATAACAGGTATTACCAAGGTCAAAGCACGTCAATACAAACAGCGTTTGAACATATTGATAAAACGCTAGAAGGAACGATGATATTTCTAGGAGATCAGCCATATATTCAAATAGAAACGACAGCACTAGTCCTAACGGAAGGGTTTCTAAAATTATCAGTTAAAAGAAATATGCCGTTTATGATTCGCCCGTCCTACCGTGGCATTCCAGGACATCCAGTATTTTTAGGTCATTATCAATCAATCAATTTTTCTGTCTTACATGGAGATGAAGGAGGACGTGCGCTTTTTCATACATGTACGGATAAAAGAATAATTCCAGTCCAAGATGCCAATGTGATATTTGACATCGACACACAAGAAGACTATCAACAGGCATTAGCAATGTTGTAG
- a CDS encoding Zn-dependent hydrolase: MLSIPHEINQKRLWTTLMELAEIGAASPQCGITRLSLSKEDLEAREYVITLMRDCGLDVRVDAIGNIIGRLQGTNVKATTVLTGSHIDTVPQGGIFDGALGVLGAIEAVRTLIENEVKLTHSIEVVSFTDEEGTRFGSGYIGSKGMAGKLNESVFQLTDEQGVSLKAALRDAGFNPEMYQSAYRDTKEFKAYIELHIEQGKVLEEHGLPVGVVTDIQGPVWLDITLHGSPDHAGATPMYMRKDTGVATAEIILEIEEIAKEFEGVGTVGKLRFEPGGVNIIPGKALFSVDLRHVDKEMRSKMVTRVKETVERVCKKRGMTAETIVKKEVDPITCSSDIIEVIEKACSQIQLKTMRLQCGAGHDSLIMGKVTKMGMIFVRSKNGFSHNPKEWSEQEDCVLGTQALLNTLVLLAQ, from the coding sequence ATGTTGAGTATACCTCATGAAATAAATCAAAAACGACTATGGACCACGTTGATGGAATTAGCTGAAATTGGTGCTGCTAGTCCGCAATGTGGAATTACTAGACTTTCTCTTAGTAAGGAAGATTTAGAGGCCAGAGAATATGTAATAACCTTAATGAGGGATTGTGGTTTGGATGTACGTGTTGATGCAATCGGAAATATTATTGGGAGATTACAAGGTACTAATGTAAAAGCAACTACAGTTCTTACTGGTTCTCATATTGATACCGTTCCCCAGGGTGGTATTTTCGATGGAGCATTGGGGGTGCTCGGCGCGATTGAGGCTGTTCGAACATTAATAGAAAATGAAGTGAAGCTAACTCATTCGATTGAAGTGGTGTCATTTACTGATGAAGAAGGTACGAGATTTGGGAGTGGATATATCGGTAGTAAGGGAATGGCCGGGAAACTAAATGAATCTGTTTTTCAGCTAACGGATGAACAAGGTGTTTCGTTAAAGGCTGCTTTGCGAGATGCAGGTTTTAATCCAGAGATGTATCAAAGTGCGTATCGAGACACAAAAGAATTTAAAGCCTATATTGAGCTCCACATTGAACAAGGAAAGGTCCTTGAAGAACATGGATTACCTGTAGGAGTAGTGACGGATATTCAAGGTCCTGTATGGTTGGATATTACGCTTCATGGTAGCCCTGATCACGCTGGGGCTACTCCGATGTATATGAGAAAAGATACAGGCGTAGCCACGGCGGAAATCATTTTAGAGATTGAGGAGATTGCTAAAGAGTTTGAGGGAGTCGGTACAGTGGGAAAGTTACGATTTGAGCCTGGTGGTGTAAATATTATTCCAGGAAAAGCCTTGTTTTCTGTAGACCTTCGTCATGTTGATAAAGAGATGCGTTCAAAGATGGTAACACGAGTAAAAGAAACTGTCGAGCGGGTTTGTAAAAAACGAGGGATGACTGCTGAAACGATTGTAAAAAAAGAAGTAGATCCTATAACATGTTCTAGTGACATAATTGAGGTCATTGAAAAGGCATGTTCACAAATTCAGCTCAAGACGATGAGACTTCAGTGTGGAGCGGGTCATGATTCTTTAATCATGGGTAAGGTTACGAAAATGGGGATGATTTTTGTCCGGTCAAAAAACGGATTTAGTCATAACCCAAAAGAATGGTCAGAGCAGGAGGACTGTGTACTAGGCACACAAGCATTATTAAATACATTAGTCCTTTTAGCCCAATGA
- a CDS encoding XdhC family protein, whose protein sequence is MKDLYRYLEVLQKHPTITFAMATVISIAGSAYRQEGAKMLLGSKGERYGTISAGCLEEDLLHRALEVIDNKEAIIQPYDLRSEEDAGWGVGAGCNGKIEVFIEPVCWDEFWRQVYVALQNGETLLSVRGVSGEVKGSRLCITEQGECISDSEEIKTNTVMNMVKTFLFEGYFFEYQNGFMFERYEPKENLYIFGAGSDVEPLVPLAASLDFSPIIIDPRSDRCCRERFPDATELIVKHPETYLCKREFKSNSFVLLMTHHFERDQQILSYFIKNRPRYLGILGPKSRTDKLMFPEEVPPWVHSPVGLSIDAEGAEEISISIIGQLIQVRNANRAKEKKKKRQRNVFKETG, encoded by the coding sequence ATGAAAGATTTATATCGATATTTAGAAGTCTTACAAAAACACCCGACAATTACATTTGCTATGGCAACTGTTATTTCAATTGCGGGTTCAGCCTACAGACAAGAAGGAGCAAAAATGCTACTAGGAAGTAAAGGTGAACGATATGGAACGATTAGTGCTGGATGCTTAGAAGAAGATTTGCTTCACCGAGCATTGGAAGTTATTGATAATAAAGAAGCAATCATCCAACCATATGATTTACGTTCAGAAGAAGATGCGGGCTGGGGAGTAGGGGCAGGGTGTAATGGGAAAATAGAGGTCTTCATTGAACCGGTATGTTGGGATGAGTTTTGGAGACAAGTGTATGTTGCCTTACAAAATGGCGAAACACTTCTTTCTGTTAGGGGTGTCTCTGGCGAAGTGAAAGGGAGTAGGCTTTGTATCACGGAACAGGGAGAATGTATTAGTGATTCCGAGGAAATAAAAACGAATACCGTAATGAATATGGTAAAAACATTTCTCTTTGAAGGCTATTTTTTTGAATATCAAAATGGTTTCATGTTTGAACGTTATGAACCTAAAGAGAATCTTTACATTTTTGGTGCAGGGTCTGATGTGGAGCCCTTGGTACCGTTAGCAGCTAGTTTGGATTTTTCACCCATTATCATTGACCCTAGAAGTGACCGCTGTTGTCGAGAACGTTTTCCAGATGCGACAGAACTTATTGTAAAGCACCCTGAAACGTATCTTTGTAAAAGGGAATTTAAATCAAATAGTTTTGTCTTACTCATGACTCATCACTTTGAAAGAGACCAACAAATCTTATCTTACTTTATTAAAAATAGACCAAGGTATTTAGGGATATTAGGGCCAAAAAGTCGGACTGATAAATTAATGTTTCCTGAGGAAGTACCTCCGTGGGTTCATTCACCGGTAGGCCTTTCGATTGACGCTGAAGGAGCGGAAGAAATTAGCATCAGTATTATAGGTCAACTAATACAAGTAAGAAATGCCAATAGAGCCAAAGAAAAGAAGAAGAAAAGGCAAAGAAATGTATTCAAGGAAACTGGGTAA
- a CDS encoding 5'-deoxyadenosine deaminase, whose protein sequence is MPTILIKNAEIITMNEKEEVFIGDILIENDRIKAIGKEVSAQGIDKVIDARNRTVIPGFIQTHIHLCQTLFRGKADDLELMDWLKKRIWPLEAAHDEESIYYSALLGIGELIQSGTTSIVDMETVHHTDYAIQAIAESGIRALTGKVMMDKGQEVPERLQEKTSESIQQSVDLLEKWHMYDNGRIQYAFSPRFVVSCTEELLREVGHLSSHYNVNVHTHASENRGEIAIVEHETGMRNIAYLEHIGLANERLILAHCIWLDENEKRIIKEKGVKVSHCPGSNMKLASGIAEIPHLLEQNISVSLGADGAPCNNNLDMFNEMRLAALIQKSVHGPTSMDARTVFKMATIGGAKAMGMAHEIGSIEVGKKADLAILNLQDFHSFPSYGVDPISRIVYSASKSDVETTIINGRVVMENRIIKTMDKHTVLQEANIAIGRLSKRITTLI, encoded by the coding sequence GTGCCTACGATTTTAATAAAAAACGCTGAGATCATTACGATGAATGAGAAGGAAGAGGTTTTTATTGGTGATATTTTAATAGAAAATGATCGAATTAAAGCCATTGGAAAAGAGGTATCTGCTCAAGGAATCGATAAAGTCATAGATGCCCGTAATCGAACCGTAATTCCAGGATTTATTCAAACGCATATTCATCTATGTCAGACTCTTTTCCGGGGAAAAGCGGATGATTTAGAATTAATGGATTGGTTAAAGAAAAGAATTTGGCCGCTAGAAGCTGCTCATGATGAAGAATCGATATACTACTCAGCCTTACTTGGGATTGGAGAACTTATTCAAAGTGGAACGACCTCTATTGTTGACATGGAAACCGTTCATCATACTGACTATGCGATTCAAGCGATCGCTGAAAGTGGAATTCGAGCCTTAACTGGTAAGGTTATGATGGACAAAGGACAAGAAGTACCAGAACGCTTACAAGAAAAAACATCGGAGTCGATTCAGCAAAGTGTTGATTTATTAGAAAAATGGCACATGTATGATAATGGAAGAATTCAGTATGCCTTCTCACCGCGCTTTGTGGTGTCATGTACGGAGGAGCTCTTGAGAGAAGTTGGTCATTTGTCTAGTCATTACAACGTGAATGTTCACACACATGCTTCTGAAAACCGTGGTGAAATCGCAATAGTTGAACATGAAACAGGGATGCGTAACATTGCCTATTTAGAGCATATAGGCCTAGCAAATGAAAGATTAATACTAGCTCACTGCATTTGGTTAGATGAAAATGAAAAGCGGATTATTAAAGAAAAAGGAGTAAAGGTAAGTCATTGCCCAGGTTCTAACATGAAACTTGCATCAGGAATTGCAGAAATTCCTCATCTTTTAGAACAAAACATTTCTGTCAGTTTAGGTGCAGACGGGGCGCCTTGTAATAATAACTTAGACATGTTTAATGAAATGAGATTAGCTGCTCTTATTCAAAAGTCAGTACATGGTCCTACTTCGATGGACGCGAGGACTGTATTTAAAATGGCGACGATTGGCGGTGCCAAAGCAATGGGAATGGCTCATGAAATTGGCAGTATTGAAGTTGGAAAAAAAGCGGACTTGGCTATTTTAAATTTACAAGATTTCCATAGTTTCCCTTCCTATGGGGTTGACCCGATTTCAAGAATCGTATATTCAGCTTCTAAGTCCGATGTGGAGACAACGATAATTAATGGAAGAGTCGTAATGGAAAACCGCATCATAAAAACCATGGATAAACACACGGTTCTTCAAGAAGCCAATATTGCCATTGGGCGTTTGAGTAAAAGAATCACAACGCTGATATAA
- a CDS encoding FAD binding domain-containing protein, with product MLVNRNVWSPKTLEELWDTCNQIEPNQYSFISGGTWLRTQWEAKLQNMKDHLISLEHITEMKGIYEQDGLEGKEIRIGALTTLAECIKHPMIAECSPLREACQRIAAPSIRNQATIGGNVLTEKGDVIPALLILGAKLRWFTGSEFETEPIETWILSRQIPGAIPEERVLVEILIPEEKSIEKKYISFFTKVGRRETFIPSDVTVAGRGTIQAGEFISVSLAAGGGLSFPMKLYRSEKLLENQLYTYELIKMLYSTIYEEFEASPDAFSSIEYKKSVVANLICSEMYLIGESFKNGGDHNAFESEDKR from the coding sequence TTGCTAGTTAATCGCAACGTCTGGAGTCCTAAAACGTTGGAAGAGTTATGGGATACCTGTAATCAAATCGAGCCCAATCAATATAGTTTCATCTCTGGTGGAACATGGCTTCGAACCCAATGGGAGGCGAAACTTCAAAACATGAAAGATCATCTTATTAGCTTAGAACACATTACAGAAATGAAAGGGATTTATGAACAAGATGGGTTAGAAGGTAAGGAGATACGTATAGGTGCCTTGACTACATTGGCTGAATGTATTAAGCATCCAATGATTGCAGAATGTAGCCCATTGCGTGAGGCTTGTCAAAGAATAGCGGCACCCTCCATTCGTAATCAGGCCACAATCGGGGGAAATGTGTTAACAGAAAAAGGTGATGTGATACCAGCTCTCCTCATCTTAGGTGCAAAACTAAGGTGGTTTACTGGGAGTGAATTTGAAACTGAGCCGATCGAAACTTGGATTTTGAGTCGACAAATCCCAGGTGCCATTCCTGAAGAGCGTGTACTTGTAGAAATATTGATACCTGAGGAGAAAAGTATAGAAAAGAAGTATATTTCTTTTTTTACTAAAGTTGGAAGAAGGGAAACGTTTATCCCTTCAGATGTGACAGTAGCTGGGAGGGGAACGATTCAAGCTGGTGAGTTTATAAGCGTTAGTTTAGCAGCGGGAGGAGGCCTCTCGTTTCCAATGAAACTATATCGGTCCGAAAAATTACTAGAAAATCAACTGTACACTTACGAGTTAATAAAGATGCTTTATTCGACTATATATGAGGAATTTGAAGCAAGTCCAGATGCTTTTTCATCTATTGAATATAAAAAGAGTGTTGTAGCTAACTTGATTTGTAGTGAAATGTATCTGATTGGAGAAAGCTTTAAGAATGGCGGTGATCACAATGCTTTTGAATCGGAAGACAAGCGCTGA